A genome region from Chlorobaculum tepidum TLS includes the following:
- the menE gene encoding o-succinylbenzoate--CoA ligase encodes MELVTQAAQTFGDQPALITDERRWSFADLDGDTARIATAFEASSIRRGDIVALVAPNSPALVLSLMALMRMGAVAAPVNHRFPANHIEGVLARLNPAMTLDAAKLDAFVADAIARTGATFTAATEMERPVSVIHTSASSGKPKAAVHSLSNHYHSAMGSAQNLPFGPGDCWLLSLPLYHVGGYSMLFKCLLGGGALAVPSPDAALAESLTHFPVTHLSLVPTQLYRMLRADGGPERLRSLRALLLGGSAVSAPLLREAICERVPLYLTYGSTEMSTQVTTSPTPVTKARGDSGVVLPYREVAISVDGEILVKGECLFMGYLDNGELREARDKNGWFHTGDMGELSGDARLTVLGRKDNMFISGGENIHPEEIEKALTSIVGIEEAVVVPAPDAEYGMRPVAWIKARSDSPDDATIIASLKSTIGKLKTPVAFHRIQEWQTIPGSAKIDRSWYRKLAEK; translated from the coding sequence ATGGAGCTTGTAACCCAGGCCGCACAAACCTTCGGCGACCAACCCGCGCTCATCACCGACGAACGGCGCTGGAGCTTCGCCGACCTCGATGGCGACACGGCTCGCATCGCCACTGCGTTCGAAGCGAGCAGCATCCGGCGCGGCGACATCGTTGCGCTTGTCGCGCCGAACAGCCCGGCGCTCGTGCTCTCGCTGATGGCGCTCATGCGCATGGGCGCCGTCGCCGCGCCGGTGAACCACCGGTTTCCGGCAAATCACATCGAGGGCGTGCTCGCGCGGCTGAATCCGGCGATGACGCTCGACGCGGCAAAGCTCGACGCCTTCGTCGCCGACGCGATCGCCCGGACGGGCGCGACCTTCACCGCCGCGACGGAGATGGAACGGCCCGTCTCGGTCATCCACACCTCGGCCAGCTCCGGCAAGCCGAAAGCCGCCGTGCACAGCCTCTCAAACCACTACCACAGCGCGATGGGTTCCGCGCAAAACCTGCCCTTCGGGCCGGGCGACTGCTGGCTGCTTTCGCTCCCGCTCTACCACGTCGGCGGCTACTCGATGCTTTTCAAATGCCTCCTCGGAGGCGGCGCGCTGGCCGTGCCGTCGCCTGATGCGGCGCTTGCTGAGTCTCTCACACACTTCCCCGTCACGCACCTCTCGCTCGTGCCGACGCAGCTCTACCGGATGCTCCGCGCCGACGGCGGCCCGGAGCGCCTGCGAAGCCTCAGGGCGTTATTGCTCGGAGGCAGCGCGGTCAGCGCCCCGCTTCTACGCGAGGCGATCTGCGAACGGGTACCGCTCTACCTCACCTACGGCTCGACCGAAATGAGCACGCAGGTCACAACCTCGCCCACGCCAGTCACCAAGGCGCGGGGCGACAGCGGTGTGGTGCTCCCTTACCGTGAGGTTGCAATTTCAGTGGACGGCGAAATTCTCGTCAAAGGCGAGTGCCTTTTCATGGGCTATCTCGATAATGGAGAATTGCGCGAGGCGCGAGACAAAAATGGATGGTTCCACACAGGCGACATGGGTGAACTGTCGGGGGACGCGCGGCTGACCGTACTCGGCAGGAAGGACAACATGTTCATCTCGGGCGGCGAGAACATCCACCCCGAAGAGATCGAAAAAGCGCTGACATCGATCGTAGGCATCGAAGAGGCCGTGGTGGTTCCAGCGCCCGACGCCGAGTACGGCATGAGACCGGTAGCGTGGATCAAAGCCCGGAGCGACTCGCCTGACGATGCCACAATCATCGCCAGCCTGAAAAGCACGATCGGCAAGCTCAAAACACCGGTGGCGTTTCATCGCATTCAGGAGTGGCAGACCATCCCCGGCTCAGCCAAGATCGACCGAAGCTGGTACCGCAAGCTGGCTGAAAAGTAA
- the dapB gene encoding 4-hydroxy-tetrahydrodipicolinate reductase: MKITLVGNGRMGRQIADVVAASGAHVVNRVLDVNDTIDAAAFSGSDVIIDFTVRSAFLANYPALIASGVPVVVGTTGWDDVMPQVREEVVKARSTMLYSANYSLGVNIFFRTLREAARLIAPFEQFDIALSEQHHTGKADFPSGTAIKAADEILNSNPRKRTIVRELQEGRKLQSDELQVASIRLGSVFGVHSAIIDSESDTIELTHTAKNRTGFASGAVRAAEWLVQRHATSPGFYTMDDFLNDLFSA, from the coding sequence ATGAAGATCACACTGGTCGGCAATGGCCGCATGGGCCGTCAGATAGCCGACGTCGTTGCCGCCTCGGGTGCACATGTCGTCAACCGTGTGCTCGATGTCAACGACACCATCGATGCCGCTGCGTTCAGCGGGTCGGACGTTATTATCGATTTTACCGTCAGGAGTGCATTTCTCGCCAACTATCCGGCGCTGATTGCCTCCGGTGTGCCGGTCGTGGTGGGCACCACTGGCTGGGACGACGTGATGCCGCAGGTTCGCGAAGAGGTCGTAAAGGCTAGGAGCACAATGCTCTATTCAGCGAACTACTCGCTTGGCGTCAACATCTTTTTCCGGACGCTGCGCGAGGCCGCGCGCCTGATTGCGCCGTTTGAGCAGTTCGATATCGCGCTTTCGGAGCAGCACCATACCGGCAAGGCGGACTTCCCGAGCGGCACGGCGATCAAGGCTGCCGATGAGATTCTGAACTCCAATCCCCGCAAGCGAACTATCGTTCGCGAGCTTCAGGAGGGCAGGAAATTGCAGAGCGACGAATTGCAGGTCGCCTCGATCCGCCTTGGCTCTGTGTTCGGGGTGCATTCCGCGATTATCGATTCGGAATCGGACACCATCGAACTGACTCACACGGCCAAGAACCGCACCGGTTTCGCTTCCGGGGCAGTTCGTGCCGCAGAGTGGCTTGTTCAGCGCCACGCTACGTCGCCGGGCTTCTACACGATGGATGATTTTCTAAACGATCTTTTTTCTGCCTGA
- a CDS encoding ParB/RepB/Spo0J family partition protein — protein sequence MSKKALGRGLKALISEEGFAVAEKAEETEKMQDGVIGSLPVEKIKVNPFQPRQAFEETALNELRNSIIENGVIQPVTVCRDGEGYLLISGERRLRAVKSAGFKFIPAYVIEAHEDASKLELALIENIQREDLNAIEVALALRSLVTKCNLTQDEVAQKVGKNRSTVANFLRLLKLPRQIQDSIRTREISSGHARALINLPSEHLQLKVWRQIMARQLSVRQTEALVNNMFKDKPKTASPAPAPRAVQIDQIEARLRERLATKVSLVEKKGGQGEIHIKYFSGEDLDRILELIGQ from the coding sequence ATGTCTAAAAAAGCACTGGGCAGGGGTCTGAAAGCACTGATTTCCGAAGAGGGCTTTGCAGTCGCCGAAAAAGCTGAAGAGACTGAAAAGATGCAGGATGGCGTCATCGGCAGCCTGCCAGTTGAAAAAATCAAGGTTAATCCTTTCCAGCCTCGCCAGGCCTTCGAGGAGACGGCGCTCAACGAGTTGCGCAATTCGATCATCGAAAACGGCGTAATCCAGCCGGTAACGGTCTGCCGCGATGGAGAGGGGTACCTGCTCATCAGCGGTGAACGCCGGCTGCGCGCGGTCAAGTCTGCCGGATTCAAGTTTATTCCCGCCTACGTCATCGAAGCGCACGAGGACGCCAGCAAGCTCGAACTCGCCCTCATCGAGAACATCCAGCGGGAAGACCTCAACGCCATCGAGGTCGCGCTTGCGCTCCGGAGCTTGGTGACCAAATGCAACCTCACGCAGGACGAGGTGGCCCAGAAGGTTGGCAAGAACCGCTCCACGGTTGCCAATTTCCTGCGTCTCCTGAAGCTTCCGCGCCAGATTCAGGACAGCATCCGCACTCGCGAAATCTCCTCCGGTCACGCCCGTGCGCTCATCAATCTGCCGAGCGAGCACCTTCAGCTCAAGGTGTGGCGTCAGATCATGGCACGGCAGCTTTCGGTGCGCCAGACCGAGGCGTTGGTCAACAACATGTTCAAGGACAAACCGAAAACGGCGAGTCCGGCTCCAGCACCTCGGGCGGTGCAGATCGACCAGATCGAGGCCCGCCTCAGGGAGCGGCTTGCCACCAAGGTCAGCCTTGTCGAAAAGAAGGGGGGACAGGGCGAGATTCACATCAAATATTTTTCAGGCGAAGATCTCGACCGGATACTCGAACTGATCGGTCAGTGA
- a CDS encoding ParA family protein, with translation MGRVIAIANQKGGVGKTTTSVNIAASIAISEFKTLLIDIDPQANATSGFGLETGDEIENTFYNVMVNGGEIRDAIKPSGLEYLDVLPSNVNLVGMEVELVNMREREYVMQKALKQVRDQYDYIIIDCPPSLGLITLNSLTAADSVLIPVQAEYYALEGLGKLLNTISIVRKHLNPKLEIEGVLVTMFDARLRLATQVAEEVKKFFKEKVYKTYIRRNVRLSEAPSHGMPALLYDAQSIGSKDYLDLAQEIFERDGNIRKFKVRQQ, from the coding sequence ATGGGCAGAGTAATTGCGATTGCAAACCAGAAAGGCGGGGTCGGTAAAACAACCACCTCGGTGAATATTGCGGCTTCCATTGCGATATCCGAATTCAAAACGCTCTTGATCGACATCGATCCCCAGGCCAACGCTACCTCAGGTTTTGGTCTCGAAACCGGGGATGAGATCGAAAACACCTTCTACAATGTGATGGTGAACGGCGGGGAGATTCGCGATGCGATCAAGCCTTCCGGTCTCGAATACCTCGATGTTCTGCCCTCGAATGTCAACCTTGTTGGCATGGAGGTGGAGCTGGTCAATATGCGCGAGCGGGAGTACGTTATGCAGAAGGCCCTGAAGCAGGTGCGCGACCAGTACGATTACATCATTATTGACTGTCCGCCCTCGCTTGGTCTCATCACGCTCAATTCGCTCACCGCTGCCGATTCGGTGCTCATTCCGGTGCAGGCCGAGTATTACGCGCTTGAAGGTTTGGGCAAGCTGCTGAACACCATCAGCATCGTGCGGAAGCATTTGAATCCGAAGCTCGAAATCGAGGGGGTTCTGGTGACCATGTTCGATGCCCGGCTCAGGCTTGCGACACAGGTCGCCGAAGAGGTTAAGAAGTTTTTCAAGGAGAAGGTTTACAAGACCTACATTCGCAGGAATGTCAGGCTTTCAGAGGCTCCGAGTCATGGTATGCCGGCGCTTCTGTACGACGCCCAGAGCATCGGCTCGAAGGACTACCTCGATCTTGCGCAGGAGATTTTCGAGCGTGACGGCAACATCAGGAAATTCAAGGTTCGGCAGCAGTAG
- a CDS encoding DNA-3-methyladenine glycosylase: MKRLGADFYQMPTILLAERLLGKIFVHHEVSGRVTKGRIVETEAYLGDGDEACHAWRGMTERNHVMFGPPGHLYIYFSYGCHYLANIVSEQKGIAGAVLLRAMEPIEGIEWMQERRGTTDERALMSGPGKLTQALGLGPAHYGESLLGDICWLEEAPDIPPELIGTSPRIGISRSTDLLWRKFIAGSPYISKTQPGPPPKKRKKGLESS, encoded by the coding sequence ATGAAAAGGCTTGGCGCCGATTTTTACCAGATGCCAACAATCTTGCTTGCCGAGCGGCTACTCGGCAAGATTTTCGTCCATCACGAAGTATCGGGCCGGGTGACCAAAGGACGGATCGTCGAAACCGAAGCCTACCTCGGCGATGGCGACGAGGCCTGCCACGCATGGCGCGGCATGACAGAGCGCAATCATGTGATGTTCGGCCCACCCGGCCACCTGTACATCTACTTCTCCTACGGCTGCCACTATCTGGCGAACATCGTCTCGGAACAGAAGGGCATAGCTGGCGCAGTCCTGCTCCGGGCTATGGAACCAATCGAAGGCATCGAATGGATGCAGGAACGGCGCGGAACGACTGATGAGCGCGCCCTGATGAGCGGCCCCGGCAAGCTCACCCAGGCGCTCGGCCTCGGCCCGGCGCATTATGGCGAGAGCCTGCTCGGCGACATCTGCTGGCTCGAAGAGGCTCCGGACATACCGCCGGAGCTGATCGGCACAAGCCCGCGCATCGGCATTTCGCGCAGTACTGATCTCCTGTGGAGAAAGTTCATCGCCGGTTCGCCGTATATTTCGAAAACACAACCCGGCCCGCCGCCAAAAAAGAGGAAAAAAGGGTTGGAAAGTAGTTAA
- the mgtE gene encoding magnesium transporter: MIGTPILPEIRELIEQRNFSALQRLFDDWLPVDLAELISDLPENEQAILFRLLPKDVATETFEYLDFDAQQNLLNALTQKDVTHILNSMSADDRTALLEELPGPVAQELIKLLSFKEFKIAKTLLAYAEDSVGRLMSPDFLSVKKDWEIGKVLEYIRTYGHESETLNVIYVVDEHGKLVGEMLARDLLLSALDKKVEEIIDEDKLITLTATQDQKDALETFKRYDRVALPVVDSNGYLIGIVTVDDMLDVAEEEETENIQKFGGIEALEEPYIDVPLLELIKKRAGWLVILFLSEMLTASAMSYFEGELAKAIVLATFIPLVISSGGNSGSQAATLIIRSLSLGEISIHDWWKVMRREILSGLMLGSILGTIGIIRVVLWATILGHLTKVWVLIGITVGCSLVGIVLWGTLTGSMLPLLLKRLGFDPATSSAPFVATLVDVTGIVIYFTVASLVLKGVLL, from the coding sequence ATGATCGGCACTCCTATCCTTCCAGAAATTCGTGAGCTGATCGAACAGAGAAACTTCAGCGCCCTGCAACGCCTCTTCGACGACTGGCTCCCGGTTGACCTGGCCGAACTGATTTCCGATCTGCCTGAAAACGAGCAGGCAATTCTCTTCCGGCTGCTTCCCAAAGACGTGGCTACCGAAACCTTCGAGTACCTCGACTTCGATGCCCAGCAAAACCTGCTCAACGCCCTGACGCAAAAGGATGTCACCCACATCCTCAACAGCATGTCGGCTGACGACCGCACGGCGCTGCTCGAAGAGCTGCCCGGCCCGGTGGCGCAGGAGCTGATCAAGCTGCTTTCATTCAAAGAGTTCAAGATCGCCAAGACGCTGCTCGCCTACGCCGAGGATAGCGTCGGGCGCCTCATGTCGCCGGACTTCCTGAGCGTCAAAAAGGACTGGGAAATCGGCAAGGTGCTTGAATACATCCGCACCTACGGCCACGAAAGCGAAACGCTGAACGTCATCTACGTAGTGGACGAGCACGGCAAACTCGTCGGCGAAATGCTCGCCCGCGACCTCTTGCTTTCGGCGCTTGACAAAAAGGTCGAGGAGATCATCGACGAGGACAAGCTCATCACCCTCACGGCCACGCAGGATCAGAAAGACGCGCTCGAGACCTTCAAGCGCTACGACCGGGTCGCCTTGCCGGTCGTCGATTCCAACGGCTACCTAATCGGCATCGTCACGGTTGACGACATGCTCGACGTGGCCGAAGAGGAGGAAACTGAAAACATCCAGAAGTTCGGCGGTATCGAGGCCCTCGAAGAGCCGTACATCGACGTGCCGCTACTGGAACTGATAAAAAAACGGGCCGGATGGCTGGTGATTCTGTTTCTCAGTGAAATGCTGACGGCCTCGGCCATGTCCTATTTCGAGGGTGAACTGGCCAAGGCAATCGTGCTGGCCACCTTCATTCCGCTCGTGATATCGAGCGGCGGCAACTCCGGTTCGCAAGCCGCCACGCTCATCATCCGCTCGCTCTCGCTCGGCGAGATCAGTATACACGACTGGTGGAAAGTCATGCGGCGAGAAATTCTTTCAGGACTTATGCTTGGCAGCATCCTCGGCACGATTGGCATCATCAGGGTCGTGCTTTGGGCCACCATTCTCGGGCATCTGACAAAGGTCTGGGTACTCATTGGGATTACCGTCGGCTGCTCACTGGTGGGTATCGTGCTCTGGGGCACCCTGACCGGATCGATGCTGCCCCTGCTGCTCAAACGCCTCGGCTTCGATCCGGCCACCTCGTCGGCCCCGTTCGTCGCTACGCTGGTAGACGTCACCGGCATCGTCATCTACTTCACAGTCGCCTCGCTGGTGCTCAAAGGCGTGCTGCTGTGA
- the mnmA gene encoding tRNA 2-thiouridine(34) synthase MnmA yields the protein MSSPQHVIIGLSGGVDSAVAACLLIKQGYHVTGLNIRVLDTPEDTPTLAPSAMRISDSEEFDFPVFTLNLSAKFARDVVGYFHDDYLAGRTPNPCMVCNKAIKWFGLFEAMRLLRADLVATGHYARTELRDAVTRLLKGVDPEKDQSYFLWMLTQAELAKTLFPLGGYTKAEVRELARSFGVHAAEKKESQEICFVPHDDYCAYLANAIPGLEARVAGGEIVDQAGKVIGHHRGYPFYTIGQRRGLGVSTGEPVYVTEIDAEHNRIHVGSKADLECRSLIASGMNWIGIATPDKSFEAEARIRYRDRQSACMIEPMDDNRAWVSFREPKQGVACGQAVVFYDGDEVLGGGIIAKVNPEAPPQKILG from the coding sequence ATGAGCTCACCACAACACGTCATTATCGGCCTTTCGGGCGGCGTCGATTCAGCGGTAGCGGCTTGCCTGCTCATCAAGCAAGGCTACCACGTGACCGGGCTGAACATCCGCGTGCTCGATACGCCGGAGGATACTCCCACGCTGGCGCCGTCGGCAATGCGGATCAGTGACTCGGAGGAGTTCGATTTTCCCGTGTTCACGCTGAACCTGAGCGCGAAGTTCGCCCGCGACGTCGTCGGTTACTTTCATGATGACTATCTCGCCGGACGGACGCCGAATCCTTGCATGGTGTGCAACAAGGCGATCAAGTGGTTCGGGCTGTTCGAGGCGATGCGGCTGCTCAGAGCCGATCTGGTGGCGACCGGCCACTACGCCCGCACGGAACTGCGTGACGCCGTGACGCGCCTTCTCAAGGGCGTCGATCCGGAGAAGGATCAAAGCTATTTTCTCTGGATGCTGACTCAGGCGGAGCTTGCCAAAACGCTGTTTCCGCTTGGCGGTTATACGAAAGCTGAGGTGCGAGAGCTAGCCCGGTCGTTCGGCGTGCATGCGGCGGAAAAAAAGGAGAGTCAGGAGATCTGCTTCGTGCCGCACGACGATTATTGCGCGTATCTGGCGAACGCGATTCCCGGCCTCGAAGCGCGGGTGGCAGGCGGGGAGATTGTCGATCAGGCGGGTAAGGTGATCGGCCATCACCGCGGCTATCCGTTCTACACCATCGGCCAGCGCCGCGGCCTCGGCGTCTCGACCGGCGAGCCGGTGTATGTGACGGAGATCGACGCCGAACACAACCGCATTCATGTTGGCAGTAAAGCTGATCTCGAATGCCGCAGCCTCATCGCCTCCGGCATGAACTGGATCGGCATCGCCACGCCAGACAAGTCTTTCGAAGCCGAAGCGCGAATCCGCTACCGCGACCGGCAGAGCGCCTGCATGATCGAGCCAATGGACGATAACCGGGCATGGGTGAGCTTCCGCGAGCCGAAGCAGGGCGTTGCCTGCGGGCAGGCGGTGGTCTTCTACGACGGCGACGAAGTGCTCGGCGGCGGGATTATCGCCAAGGTGAATCCTGAAGCGCCGCCTCAGAAGATCTTGGGCTAA
- a CDS encoding alpha/beta hydrolase, which yields MFTRNNDAFTWLDYNRNPDKKSPLLVMLHGYGSNERDLIMLAPTLDPRLRVVSVRAPLVLAPEMYGWFPIEFTPGGITVDREAARQVAEKLVTFLEHLIEKLQPTGEKTFLMGFSQGSVMSYLTAFRNPELLHGVVALSGQLPDARPEAGALPEALGDVPFLVQHGLFDDVLPIDRGRQANAWLRDRIADLTYREYPMAHQINQASLDFLASWLSERIDRVVS from the coding sequence ATGTTCACACGCAATAACGACGCTTTTACCTGGCTCGATTACAACCGCAATCCCGATAAAAAGAGTCCGCTGCTCGTGATGCTTCACGGCTACGGGAGCAATGAACGGGACCTCATCATGCTGGCCCCCACGCTCGACCCCCGGCTTCGCGTCGTGAGCGTGCGCGCGCCGCTCGTGCTCGCTCCGGAGATGTACGGCTGGTTCCCGATCGAGTTCACGCCGGGCGGCATTACAGTGGATCGCGAGGCGGCGCGGCAGGTGGCCGAAAAACTGGTGACGTTTCTCGAACATCTCATCGAAAAGCTCCAGCCAACCGGCGAAAAAACCTTCCTCATGGGCTTCAGCCAGGGGTCGGTGATGAGCTACCTGACTGCGTTCCGAAATCCGGAGTTGCTGCATGGCGTGGTCGCCCTCAGCGGGCAGCTTCCCGATGCGCGTCCCGAGGCTGGGGCCTTACCCGAAGCTCTCGGTGATGTGCCGTTCCTCGTGCAGCACGGGCTGTTCGACGACGTGCTGCCCATCGACCGGGGCCGTCAGGCCAATGCGTGGCTCCGCGACAGAATCGCCGACCTCACCTACCGCGAATATCCGATGGCGCACCAGATCAACCAGGCGTCGCTCGATTTCCTTGCTTCGTGGCTTTCGGAGCGCATCGACCGGGTCGTTTCGTGA